One Nicotiana sylvestris chromosome 12, ASM39365v2, whole genome shotgun sequence genomic window carries:
- the LOC104233610 gene encoding uncharacterized protein yields MSRFRVNSSPDLVANLPSEQFYDDSALEGVAANIKLLLKLTQEHKNACNKEKNDGRRMLRVATMMAILDNVRTRIQKCQSFGNKSSSEAELSRCNSELKVTSHVPIDKKHHEPMIDEKEKLRKQLNASLVARKSLEAMCSSLGKEKEIMASELSKKVHELNEMEDLINDLKEQNESLVERLHGCATEQKERRYSSGGETQGNIALQERNKALSEQLLKSLDGYRSIKRKWKDAQAENMAMHATMEEMTAKVGAGLARIHSFKERIASESVPSTDIQEEIVELEHMFECFEMQVAKHGQKEGECVKPKAEISSCKPIVLA; encoded by the exons ATGAGCAGATTTCGTGTAAATTCGTCTCCTGATTTAGTTGCTAATTTACCATCAGAACAATTCTATGATGATTCAGCTTTAGAAG ggGTTGCAGCCAACATTAAGTTATTGCTAAAGTTGACTCAAGAGCACAAAAATGCTTGTAACAAAGAGAAGAACGATGGCCGGAGAATGTTGAGGGTGGCAACCATGATGGCCATTCTTGATAATGTTAGGACAAGAATTCAAAAATGTCAATCATTTGGTAACAAGTCATCATCAGAAGCTGAATTAAGTCGATGTAATTCAGAGCTTAAGGTTACTAGTCATGTTCCAATAGACAAGAAGCACCACGAGCCGATGATTGATGAGAAAGAAAAACTACGGAAGCAGCTAAACGCGAGCTTGGTAGCACGAAAGAGCCTCGAGGCCATGTGTTCAAGCTTAGGGAAAGAAAAAGAGATTATGGCATCAGAGCTATCGAAAAAGGTCCACGAGTTGAATGAAATGGAGGACCTCATCAATGATctaaaagaacaaaatgagagttTAGTGGAAAGGTTACACGGATGTGCCACCGAGCAAAAAGAAAGGAGGTATAGCAGCGGTGGAGAAACACAAGGAAACATTGCCCTCCAAGAGAGAAATAAGGCACTTTCAGAGCAACTACTAAAGTCATTGGATGGTTATAGATCCATTAAGAGGAAATGGAAGGATGCACAAGCAGAAAACATGGCGATGCATGCAACCATGGAGGAAATGACAGCAAAAGTTGGAGCTGGACTTGCCCGAATCCACAGCTTTAAAGAACGAATTGCCTCAGAAAGTGTGCCCTCGACGGATATCCAAGAGGAAATTGTTGAATTAGAGCATATGTTTGAATGCTTTGAAATGCAAGTTGCAAAACATGGTCAAAAGGAAGGGGAATGTGTCAAACCAAAAGCAGAGATTAGTTCTTGCAAGCCTATAGTTCTTGCATAG
- the LOC104233611 gene encoding protein BREAST CANCER SUSCEPTIBILITY 1 homolog, whose amino-acid sequence MADTSHLEKMGRELKCPICLSLLNSAVSLTCNHVFCNLCIQTTMKLGSNCPVCKVPFHRREIRPALHMDNLVNIYKNMEVASGVNIFVTQTNPSSKVSGEDNQSNGKQTCGLPDEGKTVTEAPATDNQKRKRGKGSKKSSECNKKNTGSNLIRPSFPTKKRVQVPQYPPLETPPPSKLAGGNGKSITNEAQKPLVIEKDRSMLNEKGEPVLSPFFWLREEEDVERSSQQTDGDIIRDTPPVIPCFSDIKDMDDEVHCELSPKSGTHNAANGADLFDSEMFDWTQRACSPELCSSPYKTKIKDTECAAAQEKTRAPSLKRHSVESATQDSTVVVNVEGSDKEQLKSHSLFPLENEITGTKGVVCKSSQSKALRCTKKKQGKKIIGEVSEFHNNLQKAAEQTMKNNQEDAYVLNSKNKDLKNKKKGSSATNVTGSAIEDSSTSCCAKRLRKSSQPKSFDMSTLGDQKKHSEGSIETLDLKACHKQDQRSIGEQNKIRFRPKHRQRTAKDNITQTQDEALHLAANRLLPMDNDGEATPSGTQIKKCELECDGKLHGKKKVKFSEDEQLAGKENITLEKIQKRVHKSLETEKSVLDVNGLVLRKCEASHNKIQCAFCRSAEESEISGVMISYLNGKPVKEDVNGVSGVIHVHKHCAEWAPNVYFEEDYAVNLDAELKRSRRITCFFCGVKGAALGCYETSCRKSFHVPCAKLTPECRWDYDNFVMLCPLHANSKLPCEVPRKQSRIKESIKRSSNIHQPKVSATPDNAATSQWKSQKKNKSLVLCSSALTADEKELVSSLKRLSGVTVVKNWDLSVTHVIASTDEKGTCRRTLKYLMGVLAGKWILSIDWIIACLEATEFVDEQQYEIKTDAHGIVDGPKLGRSRILNKQPKLFNGYKFFFMGDFSPSYKSYLHDLVIAAGGIVLNRKPVAVNQEILSPGCLPPFVIYSREQLDKSEVIEKKRSDAEALASSTGAVAASSTWILNCIAGSKLLDLE is encoded by the exons ATGGCAGATACTTCACATCTTGAAAAAATGGGAAGAGAGCTCAAGTGTCCCATCTG CTTGAGTCTGTTGAATTCGGCCGTTTCACTTACATGCAATCATGTATTTTGCAA tTTATGTATTCAGACTACTATGAAATTAGGGTCCAATTGTCCAGTGTGCAAAGTTCCTTTTCATCGCAGAG AAATCCGACCTGCTCTGCACATGGATAATTTGGTGAACATCTATAAGAACATGGAAGTTGCTTCAGGAGTCAATATATTTGTTACTCAAACCAATCCGTCATCCAAAGTATCAG GTGAAGACAACCAATCTAATGGCAAACAAACTTGTGGACTCCCAGATGAAGGTAAAACTGTAACTGAGGCTCCAGCCACAGAtaatcagaaaagaaaaagagggaaAGGATCAAAAAAATCTTCAGAGTGCAACAAAAAGAATACCGGATCAAATCTTATTAGACCTTCTTTTCCGACCAAAAAGAGAGTGCAGGTGCCACAATATCCACCTCTAGAGACTCCGCCACCCTCAAAGTTGGCTGGTGGAAATGGTAAATCCATCACCAACGAAGCTCAGAAACCTTTGGTGATTGAGAAAGACAGGTCTATGCTAAATGAAAAAGGAGAACCAGTACTATCTCCATTCTTCTGGCTGAGAGAAGAGGAGGATGTAGAAAGGTCAAGTCAGCAAACAGATGGAGACATTATCAGGGATACACCTCCAGTTATTCCATGCTTCAGTGATATAAAGGACATGGATGATGAGGTCCACTGTGAACTGTCTCCAAAA AGTGGAACTCATAATGCAGCAAATGGAGCAGATCTTTTTGACAGTGAGATGTTCGACTGGACACAAAGAGCTTGCTCTCCCGAACTTTGTTCGAGCCCCTACAAGACGAAG ATTAAAGATACTGAGTGTGCTGCAGCTCAAGAGAAGACTCGAGCGCCCTCACTAAAAAGGCATAGTGTGGAATCAGCAACTCAGGACAGCACAGTTGTGGTAAATGTAGAGGGTAGTGATAAAGAACAACTGAAGTCACACTCTTTATTTCCTCTTGAAAATGAAATCACTGGGACCAAAGGTGTTGTTTGCAAGTCTAGCCAGAGTAAGGCACTTAGATGCACTAAgaagaaacaaggcaagaaaataattgGTGAAGTATCAGAATTTCATAATAACTTACAAAAAGCAGCTGAACAAACAATGAAGAACAATCAGGAAGATGCCTATGTACTTAACTCAAAGAACAAagatttgaaaaacaagaaaaagggtAGTTCTGCTACAAATGTCACAGGGTCAGCAATAGAAGACAGTTCCACTTCATGTTGTGCTAAAAGACTTCGCAAGAGCAGTCAGCCCAAGTCCTTCGATATGTCTACTCTTGGGGATCAGAAAAAACACAGTGAAGGAAGCATTGAGACACTTGACTTGAAGGCATGTCATAAACAGGACCAGAGATCTATTGGTGAACAAAATAAAATTCGTTTTAGACCAAAGCACAGACAGAGAACTGCTAAagataacattacacaaacccaaGATGAAGCTTTGCATTTGGCAGCAAATAGATTGCTTCCCATGGATAATGATGGGGAAGCTACTCCTTCTGGTACACAAATCAAGAAATGTGAGCTTGAGTGTGATGGCAAGCTTCATGGTAAGAAAAAAGTGAAGTTTTCTGAAGATGAGCAGCTTGCTGGCAAGGAAAATATTACACTTGAAAAGATTCAGAAGAGAGTGCATAAATCATTGGAAACAGAGAAATCTGTTTTGGACGTGAATGGATTGGTTTTGCGGAAGTGTGAGGCAAGCCACAACAAGATCCAGTGTGCTTTCTGCCGTTCAGCAGAGGAATCTGAG ATTTCAGGAGTCATGATAAGCTACCTTAATGGAAAGCCTGTTAAAGAAGATGTCAATGGAGTATCTGGTGTTATACATGTGCATAAGCATTGTGCAGAATG GGCCCCTAATGTATATTTTGAAGAAGATTATGCGGTCAACCTTGATGCTGAGCTGAAGAGGAGCCGGAGGATTACTTGTTTTTTCTGTGGAGTAAAGGGGGCAGCTCTTGGGTGTTATGAGACGAGTTGTCGCAAAAGCTTTCATGTTCCTTGTGCCAAGTTGACACCAGAGTGTCGATGGGATTAT GATAACTTTGTTATGTTATGCCCTTTGCATGCCAACTCTAAGCTGCCATGCGAGGTCCCTCGAAAACAGTCCCGGATTAAAGAAAGTATCAAAAG AAGTTCTAATATCCACCAGCCTAAAGTCTCGGCAACACCTGATAATGCTGCTACTTCGCAGTGGAAGTCTCAGAAGAAGAATAAGAGCTTGGTGCTCTGTAGTTCAGCTCTAACTGCTGATGAAAAA GAGCTTGTTTCTTCATTAAAGAGGTTGTCTGGAGTGACAGTAGTCAAGAACTGGGACCTAAGTGTCACCCATGTTATTGCTTCTACAGATGAGAAAGGGACATGCCGAAGAACTCTCAAATACTTGATGGGTGTCTTGGCTGGGAAATGGATATTGAGCATTGACT GGATTATTGCTTGCTTGGAAGCCACAGAATTTGTCGATGAGCAGCAATATGAGATTAAAACGGATGCTCATGGCATCGTGGATGGCCCTAAGCTTGGAAGATCGAGGATTTTAAACAAG CAACCAAAGCTTTTCAATGGATACAAGTTCTTTTTTATGGGTGACTTTTCACCTTCCTACAAGAGCTATCTACATGACCTTGTTATTGCTGCTGGAGGAATTGTCCTCAACAGGAAGCCTGTAGCAGTGAATCAGGAAATTCTTTCACCTGGATGCCTTCCACCTTTTGTAATTTATAGTCGCGAGCAACTTGATAAGTCTGAAGTAATAGAAAAAAAACGATCGGATGCAGAAGCTTTGGCTAGTTCCACCGGAGCTGTAGCGGCCAGCAGCACTTGGATTCTTAACTGCATTGCTGGCTCCAAGTTGCTGGATCTGGAATAG